A portion of the Phaenicophaeus curvirostris isolate KB17595 chromosome 17, BPBGC_Pcur_1.0, whole genome shotgun sequence genome contains these proteins:
- the MED15 gene encoding mediator of RNA polymerase II transcription subunit 15 isoform X1 translates to MDVTGPETDWRSTTFRQKLVSQIDDAMRKAGVAHNKSSKDMESHVFMKAKTREEYLSLVARLIIHFRDIHNKKSQASVSDPMNALQNLTGGPPAGAPGMAMASRAQGAPMSGMSGLGPVGQQMSLPGQQQPPGTSGMAPHGMPGVSTATQPTQLQLQQIAQQQQQQQQQFQQQQVALQQQQFQAQQSAMQQQFHVQQQQAAAAAAQQQQQQQQQQLQVVQQQQQHMLKLQMQQQQSQQQIQQQQQQLQRIAQMQQLQAAQVIQAQQQQQQQQQQQQQQQMPQQQIQQQPSQQVMQQQIQQMQQQQQQQQQQQQQQQQQVAQAQQAQLPPQSQPQPQPMVSQPQAISGQIPNQVMPVTLTPQQLKAMQVRAQLVQQQQQAAAAVQAAQAQAAQMGASGQMITAPMARGGMQIRPRFPPTTAVSATPPSSIPLGGQQMPQVSQNNITMMSSPSPVQQAQTPQSMPPPPQPSPQPGQPTSQPNSNVSSGPAPSPSSFLPSPSPQPSQSPAAARTPQNFSVPSPGPLNTPGNPNSVMSPASSSQSEEQQYLEKLKQLSKYIEPLRRMINKIDKNEDRKKDLSKMKSLLDILTDPSKRCPLKTLQKCEIALEKLKNDMAVPTPPPPPVPPTKQQYLCQPLLDAVLANIRSPVFNHSLYRTFMPAMTAIHGPPITAPVASPRKRKYEEDDRQTIPNVLQGEVARLNPKFLVNLDPSHCSNNGTVHLICKLDDKNLPNVPPLQLSVPADYPDQSPLWIKNPRQYAANPFLQSVYRYMTSKLLQLPDKHSVTALLNTWAQSIRQACLSAA, encoded by the exons ATGGACGTGACCGGGCCCGAGACCGACTGGCGCAGCACCACCTTCCGGCAGAAGCTCGTCAGCCAGAT tgACGATGCTATGAGGAAGGCTGGTGTTGCCCATAATAAATCCAGCAAAGATATGGAGAGTCATGTGTTTATGAAGGCCAAAACAAGG GAGGAGTATCTTTCTCTTGTAGCCAGACTGATTATCCATTTTCGAGATATTC ACAATAAGAAATCTCAAGCCTCGGTCAGTG ATCCGATGAATGCCCTGCAGAATCTAACTGGGGGTCCCCCAGCAGGGGCGCCCGGAATGGCCATGGCTTCCCGAGCTCAAGGAGCACCGATGAGTGGGATGAGCGGTCTTGGCCCAGTGGGACAACAGATGAGTCTCccggggcagcagcagcctcctggCACCTCGGGAATGGCCCCTCATGGTATGCCTGGTGTCTCTACAGCTACTCAGCCGA CCCAACTGCAGCTTCAGCAGatagcacagcagcagcagcaacagcagcagcagttccagcagcagcaggtggctttgcagcagcagcagttccagGCCCAGCAGTCAGCCATGCAGCAGCAGTTCCatgtccagcagcagcaggcggcAGCGgctgctgcccagcagcagcagcagcaacagcaacagcagtTGCAAGTggtccagcagcagcaacagcacaTGCTGAAACTacagatgcagcagcagcaaagccagcagcag attcaacagcagcagcagcaactccAGCGAATTGCCcaaatgcagcagctgcaggcagcgCAGGTGATTCAGgcgcagcaacagcagcagcagcaacagcagcaacagcagcagcaacagatgccacaacaacagatacagcaGCAGCCATCTCAACAAGTAATGCAACAGCAGATACAACAGATgcagcagcaacaacagcagcagcagcagcaacagcaacaacagcagcagcaggttgcGCAGGCACAACAAGCTCAGCTTCCACCGCAATCCCAGCCTCAACCCCAGCCCATGGTATCTCAGCCACAGGCTATCTCAGGACAAATTCCTAATCAGGTTATGCCTGTTACTCTTACGCCGCAGCAATTAAAAGCAATGCAG GTGAGAGCTCAGCtggtccagcagcagcagcaggcggcAGCAGCAGTGCAAGCGGCTCAGGCCCAAGCTGCTCAGATGGGAGCTTCAGGGCAG ATGATCACCGCACCTATGGCCCGAGGTGGGATGCAAATAAGACCACGGTTCCCGCCTACCACCGCTGTGTCTGCTACACCGCCAAGCTCCATTCCTTTGGGCGGACAGCAAATGCCACAG GTCAGCCAGAACAACATTACCATGATGTCATCCCCCTCTCCTGTCCAGCAGGCTCAAACCCCCCAGTCCATGCCTCCGCCACCACAGCCGTCTCCTCAGCCAGGCCAGCCAACTTCTCAGCCAAATTCCAATGTCAG CTCTGgcccagctccatcacccagcaGCTTTCTCCCCAGTCCATCTCCACAGCCATCCCAGAGCCCAGCAGCTGCACGAACACCTCAGAACTTCAGTGTcccatccccaggtcctttgAACACTCCAG GAAATCCCAATTCCGTTATGAGCCCAGCCAGTTCTTCCCAGTCAGAGGAGCAGCAGTATCTGGAGAAACTAAAACAGCTATCAAAATACATTGAGCCACTCCGGAGGATGATCaataaaatagataaaaatgAAG ATAGGAAGAAGGACCTGAGTAAAATGAAGAGTCTCTTGGATATCCTGACTGACCCTTCAAAACG GTGCCCACTGAAGACTCTGCAGAAATGCGAAATTGCCctagagaagctgaaaaatgacATGGCTGTG CCTACGCCACCgcctcccccagtgccccccaccaAACAGCAGTACTTGTGTCAGCCACTCTTGGATGCTGTTCTGGCCAACATCCGCTCACCGGTCTTCAACCATTCCCTTTACCGCACGTTTATGCCAGCCATGACTGCAATTCACGGGCCACCCATCAC GGCTCCAGTCGCTTCCCCTCGAAAACGGAAATACGAAGAGGATGACAGACAGACCATACCGAATGTCCTACAAGGGGAGGTTGCAAGATTAAATCCTAAATTCCTGGTGAACTTGGACCCTTCCCACTGCAGTAATAACGGAACGGTTCATCTCATATGCAAGCTGG ATGACAAGAACCTTCCTAATGTCCCACCGCTACAGCTCAGCGTTCCAGCAGATTATCCGGATCAGAGTCCTCTGTGGATAAAAAACCCCAGGCAGTACG CAGCCAACCCCTTTTTGCAGTCGGTGTACCGGTACATGACCTCCAAACTATTGCAGCTTCCAGACAAGCACTCGGTCACGGCACTCTTAAACACCTGGGCACAGAGCATTCGTCAGGCCTGCCTCTCTGCTGCGTAA
- the KLHL22 gene encoding kelch-like protein 22 — protein sequence MAEDQEPTQPHKALLEPSLQQRSSNTYRSAEHSQALLSGLVSLRDSSILFDVVLVVEEKPIEAHRILLAASCDYFRGMFAGGLREMEQEEVHIHGISYNAMCKILNFIYTSELELSVNSVQETLAAACQLQIPEVIKFCCDFLMSWVDEENILDVYQLADHYDLRHLSEQLDSYILKNFAAFSRTQVYRQLPLQKVYSLLSSNRLEVNYEFEVYDGALFYHYSPEQLESDQVSLMEPLKLLETVRFPLMEPQILQRLHDKLSPCPLKDTVADALMYHKNECLQPMLQSSQTQLRSEFQCVVGFGGMHSTPSIVLSDQAKYLNPLLGEWRHFTAALAPRMSNQGIAVLNNFVYLIGGDNNVSGFRAESRCWRYDPRHNKWFQIQSLQQEHADLSVCVVDNYIYAVAGRDYHEDLREVERYDPKSNTWEYVAPLKKEVYAHAGAALDGKMYITCGRRGEDYLKELQCYDPKTDRWEALADGPVRRAWHGMAALLGKLYVIGGSNNDSGYRRDVHQVACYTPSTDQWTNVCPLPAGHGEPGIAVLDNRIYVLGGRSHNRGIRMDYVHIYDAERDCWEEGPQLEDDISGMAACVLTLPRAILMETEKWVSEWHADRVKYHLDFPSEVMSVSDWEEFDNSSED from the exons ATGGCGGAGGATCAGGAGCCGACTCAGCCACACAAAGCCCTGCTGGAGCCCTCCCTTCAGCAGCGCAGCAGCAACACGTATCGCAGCGCAGAGCACTCCCAGGCCTTGCTCAGCGGCCTCGTATCTCTCCGAGACAGCAGCATCCTCTTCGATGTAGTTCTGGTAGTGGAAGAGAAACCAATTGAGGCTCATCGCATACTTCTGGCTGCGTCCTGCGACTATTTCAG AGGGATGTTTGCAGGAGGACTGCGAGAGATGGAACAAGAAGAAGTTCATATTCATGGCATCTCCTACAATGCAATGTGTAAAATCTTGAACTTCATTTACACTTCTGAGCTGGAACTCAGTGTGAACAGTGTACAGGAAACCTTAGCTGCCGCCTGTCAGCTTCAG ATTCCAGAAGTCATTAAGTTCTGTTGTGATTTCCTCATGTCGTGGGTAGATGAAGAGAACATCCTCGACGTGTACCAACTGGCTGACCACTACGACTTGAGACATTTGAGCGAGCAGCTGGACTCCTACATTTTGAAAAACTTTGCTGCTTTCTCAAGGACACAAGTGTACCGACAGCTGCCCTTGCAGAAGGTCTACTCCCTTCTCAGCAGCAACCGCTTGGAGGTTAACTATGAGTTTGAAGTTTATGACGGGGCACTGTTTTATCATTATTCTCCAGAGCAGCTGGAGTCAGACCAGGTCTCCCTGATGGAGCCCCTTAAGCTACTTGAGACAGTTCGTTTTCCTCTCATGGAACCCCAGATCCTGCAAAGGCTTCATGACAAATTAAGTCCGTGTCCTTTAAAAGATACGGTTGCAGATGCGTTAATGTACCACAAGAATGAATGTCTTCAGCCAATGCTTCAGAGCTCCCAGACACAGCTGAGATCAGAGTTCCAGTGTGTAGTGGGATTTGGAGGGATGCATTCTACTCCGTCCATTGTCCTCAGTGATCAAGCCAAGTATCTGAACCCCTTGTTGGGAGAGTGGAGGCACTTTACAGCGGCACTAGCCCCCAGAATGTCCAACCAGGGGATTGCTGTTCTCAATAACTTTGTATATTTAATTGGCGGAGACAACAATGTAAGTGGTTTTCGAGCAGAATCGAGGTGTTGGAG GTATGACCCGCGACACAACAAATGGTTCCAGATCCAGTCCCTACAGCAAGAGCACGCAGACCTCAGTGTTTGTGTTGTGGACAACTATATCTACGCTGTTGCTGGCCGCGATTACCACGAAGACCTGAGGGAGGTGGAGAGGTACGACCCTAAAAGCAACACTTGGGAATATGTTGCACCTCTGAAGAAGGAG GTGTACGCACATGCTGGAGCAGCGCTGGATGGGAAGATGTATATTACctgtgggaggagaggagaagactACTTGAAGGAGCTGCAATGTTATGACCCAAAGACTGACCGCTGGGAAGCATTGGCAGACGGCCCGGTGAGACGTGCGTGGCACGGGATGGCTGCGCTGCTGGGAAAGCTCTACGTAATCGGAGGAAGCAACAATGATTCTGGCTACAGAAGAGATGTTCACCAG gtTGCCTGCTATACGCCAAGCACTGATCAGTGGACAAACGTATGTCCGCTTCCTGCAGGGCACGGAGAGCCAGGTATCGCAGTCTTAGACAACAGGATCTATGTCTTGGGAGGCAGATCCCACAACAGAGGAATCCGCATGGATTATGTCCACATTTATGATGCAGAGAGAGACTGTTGGGAGGAAGGACCCCAGCTGGAAGATGATATTTCGGGGATGGCTGCCTGCGTGCTCACTTTGCCCAGGGCTATTTTaatggaaacagagaaatgggTCTCAGAATGGCATGCAGACCGCGTGAAGTATCACCTTGACTTTCCATCAGAAGTTATGAGCGTATCAGACTGGGAGGAATTTGACAATTCAAGTGAAGATTAG
- the MED15 gene encoding mediator of RNA polymerase II transcription subunit 15 isoform X3 has protein sequence MDVTGPETDWRSTTFRQKLVSQIDDAMRKAGVAHNKSSKDMESHVFMKAKTREEYLSLVARLIIHFRDIHNKKSQASVSDPMNALQNLTGGPPAGAPGMAMASRAQGAPMSGMSGLGPVGQQMSLPGQQQPPGTSGMAPHGMPGVSTATQPTQLQLQQIAQQQQQQQQQFQQQQVALQQQQFQAQQSAMQQQFHVQQQQAAAAAAQQQQQQQQQQLQVVQQQQQHMLKLQMQQQQSQQQIQQQQQQLQRIAQMQQLQAAQVIQAQQQQQQQQQQQQQQQMPQQQIQQQPSQQVMQQQIQQMQQQQQQQQQQQQQQQQQVAQAQQAQLPPQSQPQPQPMVSQPQAISGQIPNQVMPVTLTPQQLKAMQVRAQLVQQQQQAAAAVQAAQAQAAQMGASGQVSQNNITMMSSPSPVQQAQTPQSMPPPPQPSPQPGQPTSQPNSNVSSGPAPSPSSFLPSPSPQPSQSPAAARTPQNFSVPSPGPLNTPGNPNSVMSPASSSQSEEQQYLEKLKQLSKYIEPLRRMINKIDKNEDRKKDLSKMKSLLDILTDPSKRCPLKTLQKCEIALEKLKNDMAVPTPPPPPVPPTKQQYLCQPLLDAVLANIRSPVFNHSLYRTFMPAMTAIHGPPITAPVASPRKRKYEEDDRQTIPNVLQGEVARLNPKFLVNLDPSHCSNNGTVHLICKLDDKNLPNVPPLQLSVPADYPDQSPLWIKNPRQYAANPFLQSVYRYMTSKLLQLPDKHSVTALLNTWAQSIRQACLSAA, from the exons ATGGACGTGACCGGGCCCGAGACCGACTGGCGCAGCACCACCTTCCGGCAGAAGCTCGTCAGCCAGAT tgACGATGCTATGAGGAAGGCTGGTGTTGCCCATAATAAATCCAGCAAAGATATGGAGAGTCATGTGTTTATGAAGGCCAAAACAAGG GAGGAGTATCTTTCTCTTGTAGCCAGACTGATTATCCATTTTCGAGATATTC ACAATAAGAAATCTCAAGCCTCGGTCAGTG ATCCGATGAATGCCCTGCAGAATCTAACTGGGGGTCCCCCAGCAGGGGCGCCCGGAATGGCCATGGCTTCCCGAGCTCAAGGAGCACCGATGAGTGGGATGAGCGGTCTTGGCCCAGTGGGACAACAGATGAGTCTCccggggcagcagcagcctcctggCACCTCGGGAATGGCCCCTCATGGTATGCCTGGTGTCTCTACAGCTACTCAGCCGA CCCAACTGCAGCTTCAGCAGatagcacagcagcagcagcaacagcagcagcagttccagcagcagcaggtggctttgcagcagcagcagttccagGCCCAGCAGTCAGCCATGCAGCAGCAGTTCCatgtccagcagcagcaggcggcAGCGgctgctgcccagcagcagcagcagcaacagcaacagcagtTGCAAGTggtccagcagcagcaacagcacaTGCTGAAACTacagatgcagcagcagcaaagccagcagcag attcaacagcagcagcagcaactccAGCGAATTGCCcaaatgcagcagctgcaggcagcgCAGGTGATTCAGgcgcagcaacagcagcagcagcaacagcagcaacagcagcagcaacagatgccacaacaacagatacagcaGCAGCCATCTCAACAAGTAATGCAACAGCAGATACAACAGATgcagcagcaacaacagcagcagcagcagcaacagcaacaacagcagcagcaggttgcGCAGGCACAACAAGCTCAGCTTCCACCGCAATCCCAGCCTCAACCCCAGCCCATGGTATCTCAGCCACAGGCTATCTCAGGACAAATTCCTAATCAGGTTATGCCTGTTACTCTTACGCCGCAGCAATTAAAAGCAATGCAG GTGAGAGCTCAGCtggtccagcagcagcagcaggcggcAGCAGCAGTGCAAGCGGCTCAGGCCCAAGCTGCTCAGATGGGAGCTTCAGGGCAG GTCAGCCAGAACAACATTACCATGATGTCATCCCCCTCTCCTGTCCAGCAGGCTCAAACCCCCCAGTCCATGCCTCCGCCACCACAGCCGTCTCCTCAGCCAGGCCAGCCAACTTCTCAGCCAAATTCCAATGTCAG CTCTGgcccagctccatcacccagcaGCTTTCTCCCCAGTCCATCTCCACAGCCATCCCAGAGCCCAGCAGCTGCACGAACACCTCAGAACTTCAGTGTcccatccccaggtcctttgAACACTCCAG GAAATCCCAATTCCGTTATGAGCCCAGCCAGTTCTTCCCAGTCAGAGGAGCAGCAGTATCTGGAGAAACTAAAACAGCTATCAAAATACATTGAGCCACTCCGGAGGATGATCaataaaatagataaaaatgAAG ATAGGAAGAAGGACCTGAGTAAAATGAAGAGTCTCTTGGATATCCTGACTGACCCTTCAAAACG GTGCCCACTGAAGACTCTGCAGAAATGCGAAATTGCCctagagaagctgaaaaatgacATGGCTGTG CCTACGCCACCgcctcccccagtgccccccaccaAACAGCAGTACTTGTGTCAGCCACTCTTGGATGCTGTTCTGGCCAACATCCGCTCACCGGTCTTCAACCATTCCCTTTACCGCACGTTTATGCCAGCCATGACTGCAATTCACGGGCCACCCATCAC GGCTCCAGTCGCTTCCCCTCGAAAACGGAAATACGAAGAGGATGACAGACAGACCATACCGAATGTCCTACAAGGGGAGGTTGCAAGATTAAATCCTAAATTCCTGGTGAACTTGGACCCTTCCCACTGCAGTAATAACGGAACGGTTCATCTCATATGCAAGCTGG ATGACAAGAACCTTCCTAATGTCCCACCGCTACAGCTCAGCGTTCCAGCAGATTATCCGGATCAGAGTCCTCTGTGGATAAAAAACCCCAGGCAGTACG CAGCCAACCCCTTTTTGCAGTCGGTGTACCGGTACATGACCTCCAAACTATTGCAGCTTCCAGACAAGCACTCGGTCACGGCACTCTTAAACACCTGGGCACAGAGCATTCGTCAGGCCTGCCTCTCTGCTGCGTAA
- the MED15 gene encoding mediator of RNA polymerase II transcription subunit 15 isoform X2 — protein MDVTGPETDWRSTTFRQKLVSQIDDAMRKAGVAHNKSSKDMESHVFMKAKTREEYLSLVARLIIHFRDIHNKKSQASVSDPMNALQNLTGGPPAGAPGMAMASRAQGAPMSGMSGLGPVGQQMSLPGQQQPPGTSGMAPHGMPGVSTATQPTQLQLQQIAQQQQQQQQQFQQQQVALQQQQFQAQQSAMQQQFHVQQQQAAAAAAQQQQQQQQQQLQVVQQQQQHMLKLQMQQQQSQQQIQQQQQQLQRIAQMQQLQAAQVIQAQQQQQQQQQQQQQQQMPQQQIQQQPSQQVMQQQIQQMQQQQQQQQQQQQQQQQQVAQAQQAQLPPQSQPQPQPMVSQPQAISGQIPNQVMPVTLTPQQLKAMQVRAQLVQQQQQAAAAVQAAQAQAAQMGASGQMITAPMARGGMQIRPRFPPTTAVSATPPSSIPLGGQQMPQVSQNNITMMSSPSPVQQAQTPQSMPPPPQPSPQPGQPTSQPNSNVSSGPAPSPSSFLPSPSPQPSQSPAAARTPQNFSVPSPGPLNTPGNPNSVMSPASSSQSEEQQYLEKLKQLSKYIEPLRRMINKIDKNEDRKKDLSKMKSLLDILTDPSKRCPLKTLQKCEIALEKLKNDMAVPTPPPPPVPPTKQQYLCQPLLDAVLANIRSPVFNHSLYRTFMPAMTAIHGPPITAPVASPRKRKYEEDDRQTIPNVLQGEVARLNPKFLVNLDPSHCSNNGTVHLICKLDDKNLPNVPPLQLSVPADYPDQSPLWIKNPRQYANPFLQSVYRYMTSKLLQLPDKHSVTALLNTWAQSIRQACLSAA, from the exons ATGGACGTGACCGGGCCCGAGACCGACTGGCGCAGCACCACCTTCCGGCAGAAGCTCGTCAGCCAGAT tgACGATGCTATGAGGAAGGCTGGTGTTGCCCATAATAAATCCAGCAAAGATATGGAGAGTCATGTGTTTATGAAGGCCAAAACAAGG GAGGAGTATCTTTCTCTTGTAGCCAGACTGATTATCCATTTTCGAGATATTC ACAATAAGAAATCTCAAGCCTCGGTCAGTG ATCCGATGAATGCCCTGCAGAATCTAACTGGGGGTCCCCCAGCAGGGGCGCCCGGAATGGCCATGGCTTCCCGAGCTCAAGGAGCACCGATGAGTGGGATGAGCGGTCTTGGCCCAGTGGGACAACAGATGAGTCTCccggggcagcagcagcctcctggCACCTCGGGAATGGCCCCTCATGGTATGCCTGGTGTCTCTACAGCTACTCAGCCGA CCCAACTGCAGCTTCAGCAGatagcacagcagcagcagcaacagcagcagcagttccagcagcagcaggtggctttgcagcagcagcagttccagGCCCAGCAGTCAGCCATGCAGCAGCAGTTCCatgtccagcagcagcaggcggcAGCGgctgctgcccagcagcagcagcagcaacagcaacagcagtTGCAAGTggtccagcagcagcaacagcacaTGCTGAAACTacagatgcagcagcagcaaagccagcagcag attcaacagcagcagcagcaactccAGCGAATTGCCcaaatgcagcagctgcaggcagcgCAGGTGATTCAGgcgcagcaacagcagcagcagcaacagcagcaacagcagcagcaacagatgccacaacaacagatacagcaGCAGCCATCTCAACAAGTAATGCAACAGCAGATACAACAGATgcagcagcaacaacagcagcagcagcagcaacagcaacaacagcagcagcaggttgcGCAGGCACAACAAGCTCAGCTTCCACCGCAATCCCAGCCTCAACCCCAGCCCATGGTATCTCAGCCACAGGCTATCTCAGGACAAATTCCTAATCAGGTTATGCCTGTTACTCTTACGCCGCAGCAATTAAAAGCAATGCAG GTGAGAGCTCAGCtggtccagcagcagcagcaggcggcAGCAGCAGTGCAAGCGGCTCAGGCCCAAGCTGCTCAGATGGGAGCTTCAGGGCAG ATGATCACCGCACCTATGGCCCGAGGTGGGATGCAAATAAGACCACGGTTCCCGCCTACCACCGCTGTGTCTGCTACACCGCCAAGCTCCATTCCTTTGGGCGGACAGCAAATGCCACAG GTCAGCCAGAACAACATTACCATGATGTCATCCCCCTCTCCTGTCCAGCAGGCTCAAACCCCCCAGTCCATGCCTCCGCCACCACAGCCGTCTCCTCAGCCAGGCCAGCCAACTTCTCAGCCAAATTCCAATGTCAG CTCTGgcccagctccatcacccagcaGCTTTCTCCCCAGTCCATCTCCACAGCCATCCCAGAGCCCAGCAGCTGCACGAACACCTCAGAACTTCAGTGTcccatccccaggtcctttgAACACTCCAG GAAATCCCAATTCCGTTATGAGCCCAGCCAGTTCTTCCCAGTCAGAGGAGCAGCAGTATCTGGAGAAACTAAAACAGCTATCAAAATACATTGAGCCACTCCGGAGGATGATCaataaaatagataaaaatgAAG ATAGGAAGAAGGACCTGAGTAAAATGAAGAGTCTCTTGGATATCCTGACTGACCCTTCAAAACG GTGCCCACTGAAGACTCTGCAGAAATGCGAAATTGCCctagagaagctgaaaaatgacATGGCTGTG CCTACGCCACCgcctcccccagtgccccccaccaAACAGCAGTACTTGTGTCAGCCACTCTTGGATGCTGTTCTGGCCAACATCCGCTCACCGGTCTTCAACCATTCCCTTTACCGCACGTTTATGCCAGCCATGACTGCAATTCACGGGCCACCCATCAC GGCTCCAGTCGCTTCCCCTCGAAAACGGAAATACGAAGAGGATGACAGACAGACCATACCGAATGTCCTACAAGGGGAGGTTGCAAGATTAAATCCTAAATTCCTGGTGAACTTGGACCCTTCCCACTGCAGTAATAACGGAACGGTTCATCTCATATGCAAGCTGG ATGACAAGAACCTTCCTAATGTCCCACCGCTACAGCTCAGCGTTCCAGCAGATTATCCGGATCAGAGTCCTCTGTGGATAAAAAACCCCAGGCAGTACG CCAACCCCTTTTTGCAGTCGGTGTACCGGTACATGACCTCCAAACTATTGCAGCTTCCAGACAAGCACTCGGTCACGGCACTCTTAAACACCTGGGCACAGAGCATTCGTCAGGCCTGCCTCTCTGCTGCGTAA